AGATCACATGTCGTTTCTTTCTTCACAAAACCGAAGATATCACCCGTCCGAAGCCTGATGTTATGAAAGTGATGTTCCCCTCTTGAAACCTCTTCAAATACGTACGTAAATGTAAATGAAGTGTGAAACCAAGGAAACAAAATCGTTTTAAGCGGAGGCTCTTGCCGACCTTTCAGTGAAGCATTCATATCTTTATACTTGTCACGAAGTCTCCCTGACATTCTTAGCGAATTAGGAGTCTCTTCCTCTACGATGCAATAAAAGAGCGGGAAAGGGAGTTTCCGCTTCACGTGCACATCAACGGTGATTGTCTCCCCTTCTTGCGCTACGGCCTTTGAGAACGTCCTCTCTACATGCCATTTAGACATTGGGTAAACGACAACCCCCAACATGTATAGAAACAACGGCAACGTGGCGTAAAAGAGAAACCAGCTAACAAATCCCCCTTGAAACATGGCGTATGAGAACAAGATCGTTACAAGCAACAAAATCGTAACCGTTCTAAACACGAGCCCAATCTTATGTTTCATAGAATTACTGACCTCTGCCTACTGGAATAGACAACGTATTCGTCATCTCAGACACAAGGTTCCGACTATCTACCCCGCCGAAACGAGCTTCTGACGTTAATAGTACCCGATGAGAAAGAACGAAGGGAGCTAGATATTTCACATCATCAGGAAGTACATAATCTCGGTCCTGAATGTACGCATACGCCTTTGCGGCTTTCATCAACGCAATAGAACCACGAGGACTCACTCCAAGATAAATGGATGGATGATTTCGAGTTTTCGTAACCAGGTTGACGATATATCGCTGTACTTCTGGGCCTATGTATACGTTTAGAACTTCAGCTTGAGCTTCAAGCAATTCTTCTCTCGTCATAACCGCCCCAATTTCATCAACTGGATGCTTCTGAGTCACGCGCTCAAGTATTTGTACTTCTTCTTCAAACGTTGGATATCCCATATTTAATTTCAATAGGAACCGGTCTAACTGTGCCTCTGGTAATGGATAGGTCCCTTCATACTCAATTGGGTTCTGTGTAGCCATAACGAAGAATGGCTTACTAAGTTGGACTGTATTCCCGTCTACAGTCACACTCTTCTCCTCCATCCCCTCCAATAGCGAGGATTGCGTTTTAGGAGAAGTTCGATTAATCTCATCAGCCAGCACAATGTTTCCAAGAATAGGTCCGGGTCTAAATTCAAATTGCATGTCTTGTGGATTGTAAATGGAGACACCTACTACATCAGAAGGCAGCAGGTCTGGCGTAAACTGGATACGTTTAAATTCACTTGCTACAGATTTCGCTAGACTACGAACGAGCATCGTCTTCCCAACTCCAGGAACATCTTCAAGGAGAACGTGGCCTTCGGCTAATAAAGCGACAATACTCAACGTCGTCACTTCTTCTTTTCCAATCATAACGTTCTGTATATTATGAATAAGTTTCTTGATTTTAGGGTGGTAGACGGTTGTATGCTGAGACATGTGCGTACAAGCTCCTCTCAATTTTAGACTGTTCTATTCTGTCTAAGTTAACTATACTACATAGGTCCTAGTTGCACGCAAGGAATTGACAGAAAATTTAGCCTATCGTAATCTTGCTTCTATTATCTTTACCTTCCTATTAAATCTTGCACATTGTACCTGATCTGGTGTCGAGATACGCCATGAGCCGTTATTGGATTCTCTATCTATTTACTTCCTACGAAGACATCTACCATTCCCCTAATCACCTGTAATCTTGTAAATAACTTATCGAATCTCCCCTGCCTGCTATAAAAATAGTAAACCTCCCCCATAGAACTCGTCTATACACCCTCCCCTTCCTTTACATAGGGTATAGTATGCTCGGAATGAGTATCGCAGTTGCACTCGACTGCAGAAAGGAATGAATGATATGCCACATCATGATCGATATGATGATTGCTCTTGTGGGAAATGTGATTATTGCCACCATAAGGGCAATCGAAAGTTTCGTTGTTGCTTTGAGGAGAGTGGGGGATTCGACCGTACCCCTGCCATATGGACAAGAGAGCAGGCTGAACAAATTCGCATCACCCCGCAAAATGCGGCTCCCGTTATCGACTTTGACGCACTAGAGCCTACCGCTCCAGATTTGTGGGTATGGGATACATGGCCTCTACGAGAGCAGGATGGGTCAATTGCCGTACTACCAGGAGGATGGAGAGTCATATTCTCTTTGACAGCTCCCCGAAGTGTATTGCCAGGTAAGCGACACGACATCGCCACCATCCGCTATTTCTACGCAAGAGATGGCCAGGATTGGATACCAGGAGGACGCGTCTTCCCTCAAGAAGATCCGTTCGGCTCACGTCAATGGGCCGGTTCAGCGTTTGTAAAGGATGGGGAGATTTTCTTCTTCTATACAGCTACAGGTAGACGCGGTGAAACGTCGGTTACGTACGAACAACGACTTGCGTTTGCACGAGGAGACGTATTCTCAGATTTAGAAGGCGTTCTATTTGATAATTGGGAAGAACATGTCATTATCGCCGAACCAGACGGGGAGTTCTACCAAACACAGGAGCAATCTGGTGGGGGAATTATCTACTCCTTCCGAGACCCTTGGTATTACCTTGATCCAGAATCAGGTTGTGAGTTTGTTCTTTTCGAAGGGAATACGGCGATTACACCTGCCGTTCGAGAGTGTGAACCACAAAATATTGGCGATGGCGATTTCAGAAGTGGAAACGATGTTCCAAATGGGGCAGCTCAGTTTAATGGAAACGTCGGAATTATGTTGCTCCGAAACAGCGACTATACAGAATGGGAGTTACTTCCTGCGATTCTTGAGGCAGAGTGCGTAAACCAACAGCTTGAGCGTCCGCACATCGTCTATTCAGGAGGACGTTACCATCTCTTTATCATTAGTCACCAGTTCACGTTCGCGCCTGGATTAGACGGACCTGATGGATTGTATGGTTTCGTTGCCAACAACTTGTTTGGAAACTATGTACCCCTTGGCGAGGGTGGACTTGTGATTGCAAATCCTCCTGAGCAACCATTCCAGGCTTATTCATGGCTTGTGCTACCCGACCTCTCAGCTGAGAGCTTCGTCAACTACTTTAACTTAGAAGGGCTCAGTCTAAATGAGGTAGGAAATCAGCCTGACCAATATATCTTCAATCATTTCGGCGGAGTGTTAGCTCCTACGTTGCAATTGACTGTCGATAACTTGGATACAACAATCGTAAATGAATTGGCCCAAGGTCTAGTTATGGAATCTGAGACCCAATCTGCACCATTCCCACCAACATGTGAGAAGCGAAGACATTACGGAGATTTAGAAGATGAGGATAGAGATGATCATGCACATACTCGAGGAAAAAGGAGCCGTGACGATCATCGAATAAACCGCGGTGGCCGCCGCAAACGACATCGTCACGATTAATGGAGGAGACAGGGACCCTTATCCGGGTTCCATACATAATGGTACGCAATGAAAGACCCCATTGTTCCATTAAATGTTAAAAAACAACCCTCTGTGAGAAGGACTCTTTTCATGATTTATTGAAGTAAACATGAGCCATCCGTTACCAGCTGTTATACCCTTCGCTTGTGTGGAAATGTGTGAATCCAAGCGAATTCGCATAAGAACGACTTTCGTGTTCTTCTTCCATCGAAACAGTCAGTACGGTTATGTCTTGTTTATCTTGTAGTGCGGTTAAGTCTTTAATACGTTCCTGTGACCATTCGTCGTTTGAAACTGAAGCGTAATGGAAGTTCTCCCACATAATCCCGTCTACATAAGGATATGTCGTAGTCTTCAACGTCTGAAAGCCCCAATTCTGAATAAGCGAAAGCGTTGGGTGTTGCTCTTTTATTTGTTGCAAGAACAACCGAAGTCCTTCTCGTTGTTGTTCGAGAAGTTCAACTTGTTGTCCATGTTCATTATCAATATTTCCGACTGTATCAAGAAATGCCCCATCAATCCCTTTAGATACGATTTGTTCGTTGACCTCTTCTAGAAGGACTTCTTGATAATGGGTGGATGCAATATCGGTTAAATATGAATCCCATTCCTCGTAATAGACACGCTTACCGTTACGATGGAAGAAATCTGACTCTTCTAATCTATTAATGAACGCTGTGTTCCACCGATCAGCTTCCAATACGTTAATATATCCATATACGAGTGTTCCTGATTGACGAATCGTGTCAATTTGCTCTGACGTGTAGAAGAGTGGTTCGAGAATGACAACATCATAACGTTGCATTTCCGTTAAGATACGTTTGTTCGGAGGATCATAATAAATCTTGTATGAAGTGGCCTCTGAAAGTGATTGAGACATTGACGCATGACTCGGACCAGGGATTGCGGCAATTAGGCAAAGTAACGAAGCAAAGCATAGTTTCGAGACTACTGGCCTCCATAGATTTATACTCAACATAACCCCTCCTGCATGAATAGAAACAGTAGTAACTCTTTCAAATTCGATTGGGTAATCTCTCTATTGTAAATATATGACCAGTATAGCACTTTTTAGAAAATTTCGTTCTTCCTAGTAAAGCTACTTTATAATGAGAAGAGAAAGGTGGTGAACGGAATGATTTATACACAAACAAGAACGAGGCAAAAGATTATAGAACTACTCGTCGTCTTTAGCGTATTCGGTATAGTAGACCAATATTGGAACCTTCAGCTCATAGACCGAGCACTAAACCCGCTATTCTTTATCACAATGCTAGTGGCTCTTCGTTATGGGTTATACATAGGGTTGCTCAGCTTTATATTGTCCGTTGGTTACCATGTAATTGATGTTATGCTCGGTGGTGGCGACTTGTTTTTAGCATTTTATGATGGTAGGGAACAAGTGTGGCTCTTCTTCAACCTAATCATTGCATTCGCATGTGGCTTATTCAGTACGTCCTGGCAAGAACGCTATGAAAGCTTACGATACCGAAATGACGAACTACTTGATGACAACAAAGAGCTTAAAGATGCAGTAAACTTATTAGAAGATTCACAACGTGTCATGGAGGAAAAGATGCTCGAGTCGAAGCATAGCCTCTCCCGTGTATTACATATCGCTAAAGCACTCGACCAGCCAACCCCTGAGCTAATCAGAAATGAAGCAATCACGTTAATTTCAGATCTATTTGAAACGAATGAATTAGCTTTGTACCACGTAAACGCTTCTAAAGAGACGTTACGCCTCAGAATTCGTAAAGGAACATCTACTAAACTTCCTCAAACCCTATTTGTCGAGGAAGGGTCTTCAATCTATAAGCGCTTATTCCAAACGAAGTCCATTACCATTCGGACGGTTCAGGATGAACATGATTCTCCTACTGTAGTTGGGCCGCTCATATACGATAATGAGATACAAGAAGTTCTAGTCATTGACCATGTTCAATTCGAACGATTAACGTCTTATGAGGTTCAAGTTCTTTCCTTAATCTTAGAGTGGACATCAAGCCGTATTCGACGTGCGACAGAATGGGGTCAGAAAGAAGAAGAAACCTACAAGTTTAAAGGTACTTCCGTTTACAATGTGGAAGGGTTCAAACGGCAAGTTGAATTGCAACAAAAGCGTGGTCAGCAATTCGACCTCCCCTTTAGCTTACTGAAGATTAATTTATCTGGTTATAGCGAAATCCCTCTCACCGAAATGGAGCTAAACTTGAAATCATGCTTACGTGAAATCGATGTCATTGGTTATGACCCTAATGGACCAACGCTACACTTCCTGCTCCCAGGTACAGCACCAGACCAGAAGGCTATTGTCGAATCACGAATTAGGGAAGCGTTGCAACGAAGAGGAGGATTGCATGTTTACGAATCTTGATGGCTACTTCCTATTAATCATCTTTATCCTTCACGCTGTACTCGTCTGTATCGCAACACTCATCATGCAGAAGCGCTCTCCCCACAATCAACAAGGAGTTGTGACATGGATTGGTCTCATGGCTTTGTTCCTCCCTATTATAGGAGAAGTCCTTGGGATTCTTGCTTTCATTGCGTCAAAGAAACAAGCATCGAACCAGCTGTTAGCCGATTATGAGGATTATGTTTCCTTTAATGTACTTAACCTAGAGGCTTTACGGCATAAGGCAAATAAAAGCATGTACCTTATGCCCCTTACGGAGGCACTATCTGGAGAAGAGCATGCATCTGGAAAGGAATTGATTGTACGTTTGACCAATTCCAATATTAAGAACCAAGGTCGCTACTTACAGCTCGGGCTGCAGAACACCGACACAGATACGGTGCACTATGCGGCCACAACGATGAATCTACTTATAGACCGTTATGAGAAGCAACTTCAACAAGCGAAAGAAGTGTATATAGGGGGAGATTGGGACAGCTTCCTCAATCTTGTTCATACCTATCACGCTTATGTAAATAGCGGGTTATTGAAAGGAACTTCTCTATTAAGCTTGCAGAACGAATACTTACGAATCCTTGAAGATGAGCAGAAACGATTCCCTATGGAGATGCAGTTATTTATGCGCTTAGGAGAATTGTATGAGCAATTAAACCTTGAACAAGAGGCAGTCTCCACCTATCGCTATTTAATTGATACCTTTCCGATTGAACCGGAAGGCTATATTGCTCTTATCCGATATGATTACGGAAAGGAAAATTGGCACCGATTACAAGACACATTGTTCCATATGAAACAAGCGATTTCTGATGACCAGATTCCATCATCTACACGTTATATCATTCAACAACTCAGGGGGGACTTAGTGTGAAGAGAAGTACCATTAAATATAGTAGCGCCCTGTTTATCTTCCTCCTAATTCTAATAGGAGGATTGCAGTTTCTAAGAGTAGACGGCTACCAGAAGCTCTTCCCCACTGCTTCGAAAGAGGCGGAGGAATTGAAGACTATGTCTGCAACTTCTACACCACCCCCTGCTAACTCGCCTCTCACCATTTCTATTTATATAAATGAGAGCGAATTGTCTCAAGAAGCGCTCACTAATTTAGAACAGTCCTTAAACTATGCAAAGGTGGATTACAGAAGGATTGAGAAAGAAGCACTGTCAAAGTTAGAGCCTTCCCCTTATCACATTCTGGCTTTATCTGGGGAACATACGAAGGATTGGCCCCTGCAAGACATACAATCATTCGTTCAGAAAGGCGGCCGACTCCTTATAGCTGGTCGATTTATTGACCCTAAGTGGCAACCGTTGATTGGTGTTACGGATTTCAGTGATTTCATCGATGATATTTATGGATTGCAATTTGAACGCGAACTCTTCCCTGGCTATCCGAATTTAGAGGAAACTACTTCACTGTTCTCTCATAGTATTGCAGATGTAGAACTAAGCGAGGAGTCGGATGTCTATATCACCGCTATGGATGAACCCATCTTCTGGACGCATAATTATGGCGATGGGAAGGTAGCATTTTGGAACACAACGTCCATTACAGAGAAATCCGCTCGGGGAATCTTACTACAATCTCTTTCCCTCCTTCCCCCTTCCTTTGTCTCGAACCAAGTTGGAGCAAAAGTGATGTATATCGACGATTTTCCATCTCCCATTCCTTATAGAACACCAGTTATGATAAGAGAGGAATATGACATGAACATGAAACAGTTCTACACGTCTATATGGTGGGAAGATATGAAGCGGATGGCGCATGAGCATGATGCAACGTATACAGGCGTACTTATTGGAACGTATGAACAAGAAGCGAATTTATCAAGCGAAGAACTAAACAAAAGAATCCGATACCCTATGCTTTATTTCGGTAGAGATTTGCTTAAAGAAGGTGGAGAGCTAGGTTTACACGGATACAATCACCAATCACTCGTTACGAAATCAGAACGAATTGACCCTAAGTTTGGGTACAAACCTTGGGAAGACCAGTCCAAGATGGAAGAGGCAATTAAAAGAGTCAGTGAGACGTTCCATTACTATTTCCCGAATGAACAAATCCGCACCTATGTACCTCCTTCCAATGTACTGAATGAAACAGGGATGGCGGCATTAAGTGATTCTTTGACAGATCTACAGATTGTAGCCGCTCTTTACTCCGGCACCAAAGAGAACGGAAGTTACATACAGGAATTTGGATACGATGAAACGTATCCTTCCATCTATCACTTCCCACGTATATCGAGTGGGTATGTCATCGACCGTGAAGAACAGTATATTCAAGCAGACGCCGTGGCGAATTTCGGAGTGGCCTCCCACTTCATTCACCCCGATGACGTCCTAGACCCAAGACGTTCTTACGGAGAAGGATGGGAAGATATGGAGGAAGGGTTTGAAGAGATGCTCTCGAACCTTAAGGAAACCTACCCTCACCTTGAAGCATTAACGCAATACAGAGCATTTCAGAAATTAATCACCTATCAGCAGTCCACCATTTCTATTTCTTATGAACAAGACTCAATTCAAATCTCAGGTAATCGTATGCTGAGCCCTTCTACACTATTAGTCCGAGTGAATGAAGGAAATTCACTTGCAACTGGAACATTTGACTTCGGGGTTGTAGAACCATTTGGACAGAGTAATGACCTATATCGAGTGACCTTAACGGAACCGAACGCACAACTAAAGATAAAGGATGTTCGCAGATGAAGATTGGAATTCTTGTAGAAGGGAGCTACCCCTACGTAAGTGGTGGTGTATCAAGTTGGGTACAAACGCTGATTCAACGCATGCCGCAGCATGACTTTGAAATCATCGCCATTACACCGAATGACATGAGTGAAACAGATTACCGCTACACACTCCCCTCTAACGTATCTGGAGTAACGACCCTTCCTTTACTGACTCAAGAAGCAAAAGGACGTAAGAAAATTCACTTTACAGAAGCGGAACAACGTCAACTTACGTCATGGTTTATGTTAGAAGACATACCTGACCATGCTCTACGTATCATGAAAGAGAAGATTACACAACCTGAGCGTTTCTTCTCTAGCAAGCTTTTCTGGCAGCTCTTACAGGACAGTTATGAGAAGGAAGAACAAAGTAGTTCATTTATCGATTATTTCTGGATGTGGCGAGGGATGTATTCGCCAGTCCTTGAGTTAATGCAACGGGACGTACCAAAGGTTGACCTCATTCATGCTGCTTCCACAGGATATGCAGGGCTACTTGCTGCCCGAATGAAACAAGAGCAGCAAATCCCTTTCATCATAACTGAGCATGGAATCTATTCACGGGAGCGAGAAGAAGAAATTCTTCAGGCAAACTGGATCCCTGATTATTATAAAGAGCGATGGATTGCATTCTTTCACCATTTATCCAAGCAAGCCTATTGTGAAGCGGACGATATTATTACGTTGTTCGACCGAAATGGAGAACATCAGCTAGAAATCGGCGCTCCTCAGAATAAGCAACGAATTATACCAAATGGCATCCATTACGAAGCCTTATCTCAACTGGAACACCAATCTCCAAAGGAGAATGTCCTTCGTATTGGCGCAATTGTACGAGTTGTCCCAATCAAAGATATCAAAACCATGATTAACGCAGCTAAATTATTGCATGATGACGGGGTACCCTTCGAATTAACCATTATGGGTCCGCTGGATGAAGATGATGAGTATGCAGAAGAATGCCAACAAATGATTGAACAATATGGATTGATGAATGAGGTATCCCTCATTGGACGGGTTAACATCTCTAACTATCTTCCCCACTTCGACATCGGATTGCTCACGAGCATATCAGAAGGTCAACCTTTAGCTTTATTGGAAGGCATGGCTGCTGGTCTTCCATTCATCGCTACAGATGTTGGGGCTTGTTCTGAACTTATAGAGGGCCGAGATGATGACCCTTTTGGACCTGCTGGCTTTCTCGTATCTCCGGTCGATTCAATGCAAGTCGCCAACTATTGTAAGTGGTTCTACAAGCACCCAGAGGAAACTCGGCAACTCGGGCTAAATGGACAACGTCGCACAGAAACGTACTATCAAATTCATCAAGTCATTGAAGCGTATGATGCACTTTACGAAGAGAGGAGAAACTACAATGGCAGGGATTGGATTTAAACTGCAGAAGCTGTTTCAAGAAGACTACTTTTCATCAAGAATGAAAGCTTACGCATTTGCAGGCCTTGTCACGTCAGGTCCTTGGCTGACCGTCATTATCACCATTGGACTGATTCAATGGATCACTTCCTCTTTGACATTTATTGAACAGGAAGAGCGTGAACTGTTTAATTTGTCGGTTTCCTATTGC
The window above is part of the Pontibacillus halophilus JSM 076056 = DSM 19796 genome. Proteins encoded here:
- a CDS encoding DUF2194 domain-containing protein, whose product is MKRSTIKYSSALFIFLLILIGGLQFLRVDGYQKLFPTASKEAEELKTMSATSTPPPANSPLTISIYINESELSQEALTNLEQSLNYAKVDYRRIEKEALSKLEPSPYHILALSGEHTKDWPLQDIQSFVQKGGRLLIAGRFIDPKWQPLIGVTDFSDFIDDIYGLQFERELFPGYPNLEETTSLFSHSIADVELSEESDVYITAMDEPIFWTHNYGDGKVAFWNTTSITEKSARGILLQSLSLLPPSFVSNQVGAKVMYIDDFPSPIPYRTPVMIREEYDMNMKQFYTSIWWEDMKRMAHEHDATYTGVLIGTYEQEANLSSEELNKRIRYPMLYFGRDLLKEGGELGLHGYNHQSLVTKSERIDPKFGYKPWEDQSKMEEAIKRVSETFHYYFPNEQIRTYVPPSNVLNETGMAALSDSLTDLQIVAALYSGTKENGSYIQEFGYDETYPSIYHFPRISSGYVIDREEQYIQADAVANFGVASHFIHPDDVLDPRRSYGEGWEDMEEGFEEMLSNLKETYPHLEALTQYRAFQKLITYQQSTISISYEQDSIQISGNRMLSPSTLLVRVNEGNSLATGTFDFGVVEPFGQSNDLYRVTLTEPNAQLKIKDVRR
- a CDS encoding putative glycoside hydrolase — its product is MSINLWRPVVSKLCFASLLCLIAAIPGPSHASMSQSLSEATSYKIYYDPPNKRILTEMQRYDVVILEPLFYTSEQIDTIRQSGTLVYGYINVLEADRWNTAFINRLEESDFFHRNGKRVYYEEWDSYLTDIASTHYQEVLLEEVNEQIVSKGIDGAFLDTVGNIDNEHGQQVELLEQQREGLRLFLQQIKEQHPTLSLIQNWGFQTLKTTTYPYVDGIMWENFHYASVSNDEWSQERIKDLTALQDKQDITVLTVSMEEEHESRSYANSLGFTHFHTSEGYNSW
- a CDS encoding glycoside hydrolase family 68 protein, translated to MPHHDRYDDCSCGKCDYCHHKGNRKFRCCFEESGGFDRTPAIWTREQAEQIRITPQNAAPVIDFDALEPTAPDLWVWDTWPLREQDGSIAVLPGGWRVIFSLTAPRSVLPGKRHDIATIRYFYARDGQDWIPGGRVFPQEDPFGSRQWAGSAFVKDGEIFFFYTATGRRGETSVTYEQRLAFARGDVFSDLEGVLFDNWEEHVIIAEPDGEFYQTQEQSGGGIIYSFRDPWYYLDPESGCEFVLFEGNTAITPAVRECEPQNIGDGDFRSGNDVPNGAAQFNGNVGIMLLRNSDYTEWELLPAILEAECVNQQLERPHIVYSGGRYHLFIISHQFTFAPGLDGPDGLYGFVANNLFGNYVPLGEGGLVIANPPEQPFQAYSWLVLPDLSAESFVNYFNLEGLSLNEVGNQPDQYIFNHFGGVLAPTLQLTVDNLDTTIVNELAQGLVMESETQSAPFPPTCEKRRHYGDLEDEDRDDHAHTRGKRSRDDHRINRGGRRKRHRHD
- the pelF gene encoding GT4 family glycosyltransferase PelF — protein: MKIGILVEGSYPYVSGGVSSWVQTLIQRMPQHDFEIIAITPNDMSETDYRYTLPSNVSGVTTLPLLTQEAKGRKKIHFTEAEQRQLTSWFMLEDIPDHALRIMKEKITQPERFFSSKLFWQLLQDSYEKEEQSSSFIDYFWMWRGMYSPVLELMQRDVPKVDLIHAASTGYAGLLAARMKQEQQIPFIITEHGIYSREREEEILQANWIPDYYKERWIAFFHHLSKQAYCEADDIITLFDRNGEHQLEIGAPQNKQRIIPNGIHYEALSQLEHQSPKENVLRIGAIVRVVPIKDIKTMINAAKLLHDDGVPFELTIMGPLDEDDEYAEECQQMIEQYGLMNEVSLIGRVNISNYLPHFDIGLLTSISEGQPLALLEGMAAGLPFIATDVGACSELIEGRDDDPFGPAGFLVSPVDSMQVANYCKWFYKHPEETRQLGLNGQRRTETYYQIHQVIEAYDALYEERRNYNGRDWI
- a CDS encoding AAA family ATPase, which codes for MSQHTTVYHPKIKKLIHNIQNVMIGKEEVTTLSIVALLAEGHVLLEDVPGVGKTMLVRSLAKSVASEFKRIQFTPDLLPSDVVGVSIYNPQDMQFEFRPGPILGNIVLADEINRTSPKTQSSLLEGMEEKSVTVDGNTVQLSKPFFVMATQNPIEYEGTYPLPEAQLDRFLLKLNMGYPTFEEEVQILERVTQKHPVDEIGAVMTREELLEAQAEVLNVYIGPEVQRYIVNLVTKTRNHPSIYLGVSPRGSIALMKAAKAYAYIQDRDYVLPDDVKYLAPFVLSHRVLLTSEARFGGVDSRNLVSEMTNTLSIPVGRGQ